GCCACGGCGTCGTTCCTGGACGGGCTGGACGAAGCCGCACAACCAGTACCCGCCGAGAATCGGGTGCTCGCCGCTCTCGGCCCGAAGATGTTGGCCCTAGCCGCGTCCCGCGCCCGCGGGGCGCATCCCTACCTGGTCACGCCCGACCACACCGCCTTTGCCCGTGCGACTTTGGGTGACGGGCCCCTGCTGCTGCCCGAGCAGACGGTGATCCTGACCGACAGCGGCGACGAGGCGCGGCGCATCGGAACCGATTGGCTGCGTGCGTATTTGGCGTTGCCGAACTACGCCAACAACCTGCTGCGCAGTGGCTTCTCCGAAGACGACCTGACACAGGTGAGCGATCGGCTCTTCGATGCGATCATCGCGTGGGGCGACGAATCGGCGATCATGCGCAGGGTCGGCGAGCATCGTGCGGCCGGCGCCGACCACGTGTGCGTGCAGGTGCTGCTGGACGACCCCAAGGCGTTCCCCCGCGAGCAATGGCGCCGAATCGCCGCCGCGCTGTAGTGGTTTTAGGCATACCGTTGGGATATGGCCTCCAAGCACACCCTCTTTCGGATCTTCTACCGCATCGGCTTCACCCCGTGGGACGGTCATCCGATCGCACAAAAGCTGCGGGACCTGGTCGAGGGGACCACTGACGCGCCCGCGTTGCCGGTCGGATCGGCCCTCGATCTCGGCTGCGGCACCGGGGACTCGGCGATCTACCTGGCACAACACGGGTGGAAAGTCACCGGCGTCGACTTCGTAGCGAAACCTCTCGACAAGGCCCGGGCCAAGGCCGGCAACTTGCCGGTCGACTTCGTCCGGGCCGACGTCACGCGGCTGAGTCAGACCGGGATCGGCACGGGCTTCCAACTGATCGTCGACAACGGCTGCCTGCACAACATGAGCGACGCAGATCGCGACGCGTACGTCCGGGAGGTCAGCGCGGTGGCCGCGCCCGACGCACGGCTGTTCGTCGTCGCGTTCCGTCCCGGTGGGAGGTTCGGCGTGCGGGGTGTCGAGCCCGCCGAGATGGAATCACGATTCTCAGCCGCATGGACGCTGTTGTCCGCCGGTGACGAGGGGGACCTCGATGAAGCACGGCTGAGTCGGGGAAATGCGCGCGAGCAGACCCCGGCGCGGTACTACCTCTTTGCGCGCCGCGGCTGAGTCCCAAAGCGCGAAAGCCCCCGAAGGCAACGCTTTTCGGGGGCTTTGCGCGTAGAGATGTTACGTCAGCGACTTCGGCGGCAGGAAGCGGTCGCCGTACTTGGCGGCCAGCTCGCGGGCCCGGGCCACGAAGGCTTCCTTGCCCGTACCGCCCGGACCGGAGTAGCCGACGATGAACTGCGCGCTACCACCGGTGTACGGAGGGAAGCCGATGCCCATGATCGACCCGATGTTGGCGTCGGCGGTCGACGTCAACACGCCCTCGTCGAGGCACTTCTGCGTTTCCAGCGCCTCGGCGAACAGCATCCGGTCGATCATGTCCTGCAGCGGCGGCTGCGACGAACCGGACTTGAACGTCTCCCGCAGGCCCGGCCACAGGCCGGTGCGCTTGCCGTCGACGTACTCATAGAAGCCCGCGCCCTTCAGCCGTGAGGGGCGGCCGATCTCTATCATCTTCTCCACGACCGCTTCCGCCGGGTGCGGCTCATAGGTGCCGCCGGCGTCCTCGACACCCTTGCGGGTGGCGACCGCGATCTTGTGCATCAGCTCCAGGTTGAGCTCGTCGGACAGCTGCAGCGGCGGCGCCGGGTAGCCGGCCTGCGACCCGGCGTGCTCGATGGACGCCGGCTCGACGCCCTCACCGAGCATCGCCAGGGCCTCGTTGACAAACGTGCCGATGACGCGGCTGGTGAAGAAGCCGCGGCTGTCGTTGACCACGATCGGGGTCTTGCCGATGGCCAGCGTGTAGTCGAACACCCGGGCCAGCGCCTCGTCAGAGGTCTTCTCGCCCTTGATGATCTCGACCAGCGGCATCTTGTCGACCGGCGAGAAGAAGTGGATCCCGATGAAGTCCTCCTGCCGCTTGACGCCGGTCGCCAGACCGGTGATCGGCAGCGTCGAGGTGTTGGACCCGAGCAGCGCGTTCGGCTCGACGATGTCCTGGATCTCCTGGAACACCTTGTGCTTGAGTTCCTGGTTCTCGAACACCGCCTCGATCACGAAGTCGACGCCCTTGAAGTCGGCGGGGTCGGCTGTCGGCGTGATGCGGTCCAGCAGCGCCTTGCTCTTCTCCTCGGTGGTCTTGCCCCGCTGAAGCGCCTTGGCCTCAAGCTTTTCCGAGTAACCCTTGCCCTTCTGGGCGGCCTCGATGCTGACGTCCTTGAGCACCACGTCGAACCCGGCCTTAGCCGACACGTACGCGATGCCGGCGCCCATCATGCCCGCGCCCAGCACGCCGATCTTGTTGATCTTGACCGGCTCGATGCCGTCGGGGCGCGAGCCGCCGCCGTTGATGTGCTGCAGGTCGAAAAAGAACGCCTGGATCATGTTCTTGGCGACCTGGCCGGTGACCAGCTGGGTGAAGTAGCGGCTCTCGATGCGGCTGGCGGTGTCGAAGTCCACCTGCGCGCCCTCGACGGCCGCGTCCAGGATGGCCCGCGGCGCCGGCATCGGCGCACCCTTGAGCTGCTTGCGCAGCAGCGCGGGGAACGACGGCAGGATGCCGGCCAGCGCCGGGCTGGACGGGGTGCCGCCGGGCATCTTGTAACCCTTGGCATCCCACGGCTGGGTGTGCGAGTCGGGGTTGGCCTTGATCCACGCCTTGGCGGCGGGCACCAACTCCTCGACCGAGCCGACGAGCTCATCGACGAGCCCGATCTCCTTGGCCTTGTCCGGCTTGAACCGGGTGCCCTGAGACAGCACGTTCATGAATGCGTTCTGGATGCCGAACATCCGCACGCTGCGGGCCACCCCGCCCCCGCCGGGCAACAAGCCCAGCGTGACTTCGGGGAACCCGACGACGAGGCCCTTGACATCCGCGGCGATGCGGTGGTGACAGGCCAGCGCGATCTCCAGGCCGCCGCCGAGCGCGGCGCCGTTGATGGCGGCCACCACCGGCTTGCCCAGGGTCTCCAGGGCCCGCAGGTCGCGCTTGATCTCCTCGACCTCGGTGAAGACGTCCCCGGCATTCTCCGGGCCGGCGTTGATCATGCTCTTGAGATCGCCGCCGGCGAAGAACGTCTTCTTCGCGCTCGTGATCACCACGCCGGTGACCGAATCCTTCTCCGCGACAAGGCGTTCGACGGCCTTGTGCATCGACTCCTTGTAGTGCTCGTTCATCACGTTCGCCGAACCGGTCGGGTCGTCGAGCGTCAGGGTGACGATGCCGTCGGCATCCTTGTCCCACTGAATGGTGTTCTCTGCCATGGTCTTAAACCCTCTCGATGATGGTGGCGACACCCATGCCGCCGCCGATGCACAGCGTGATCAGCGCGCGACGCGCGTTGCGGCGCTCGAGCTCGTCGACCATGGTGCCGGTGATCATGGCGCCGGTGGCGCCCAGCGGGTGGCCCATCGCGATAGCGCCACCGTTGACGTTCAGCTTCTCGTCGGGAATGTTGAGGTCCTTCTGGAACTTCAGCACCACCGACGCGAACGCCTCGTTCAGCTCGAACAGGTCGATGTCATCGATCGTCATGCCCGCGCGGTCGAGGACCTTCCGGGTGGCCGGGGTCGGGCCGGTGAGCATGATGACCGGGTCCGAGCCGCTGGTGGCGGTGGCCACGATGCGCGCCCGCGGGGTCAGCCCCTGCGACTTGCCGGCGGCCTCGGAGCCCACGAGCACCAGCGCGGCCCCGTCGACAATGCCCGAGCTGTTACCGCCGGTGTGGACGTGGTTGATCTTCTCGACGTAGTGGTACTTCTGCAGCGCCACGTCGTCGAAGCCACCCATCTCGCCGATCCCGTCGAACGCGGTCTTCAGCTTGGCCAGGCCCTCCATCGTGGTGTCGGGCCGCATGTGCTCGTCGTGGTCGAGGATGACCAGACCGTTCTGGTCGCGCACCGGCACCACCGACTTGGCGAAGTAGCCGCCCGACCACGCCTCGGCCGCCTTCTGCTGCGACCGCAGCGCGTAGGCGTCGACGTCCTCGCGGGAGAAGCCCTCGATGGTCGCGATCAGGTCGGCGCCGATGCCCTGCGGCACGAAGCCGATCCGGTAGTTGGTCTCGGGGTCGAGCGCCCAGGCGCCGCCGTCGGAGCCCATCGGGACGCGGCTCATCGACTCGACGCCGCCGGCCAGCACCAGGTCGTCCCAGCCGGAGCGGACCTTCTGTGCGGCGATGTTGACGGCCTCCAGGCCCGAGGCGCAGAACCGGTTGAGCTGGACGCCGCCGGTGGTCTCGGGCAGCCCCGCCACCAATGCCGCGGTCCGGGCGATGTCGCCGCCCTGGTCACCGACCGGCGACACCACGCCGAGGATCATGTCGCTGATCAGGTTCTCGTCGAGGTCGGGGTTGCGCCTGCGCAGCTCCTCGACCAGCCCGACGACCAGGTTCACCGGCTTGACCTCGTTCAGTGAGCCGTTTCTTTGCTTGCCCCGCGGCGTGCGGATGGCCTCATAGATGAAGGCTTCTTCGGACATGTCGAGTTCCTCTTCGAAAGTGGGTTTCGGATCCGTATTAAAGGTAGGTCCAGATACCGCACCCTAACAAAGTGCCCGGCCAACCTGTTGGTTGGGCCGATCGCTCCGCTCGTCAGCGCCTATACCCCGGCTCGCGCGCGACTGTATGGCCGGCCGCACGCCCGGGCAGTCACGCACCCTAAGCTCGACCAGCATGACGGTGTCGCGGCTGCGTCCGTACGCGACGACGGTGTTCGCCGAGATGTCGGCGCTGGCCGCGCGGGTCGGCGCGGTCAACCTCGGCCAGGGTTTCCCCGACGAGGACGGGCCGGCGGCCATGCTCAAGGCCGCCCAAGACGCCATCGCCGAGGGGAACAACCAGTACCCGCCCGGCATCGGCGTGGCGGCGCTGCGGCACGCCATCGCCGCCCAGCGCCGGCGGCACTTCGGCATCGACTACGACCCCGACACCGAGGTGCTGGTGACGGTCGGGGCGACCGAGGCCGTCGCGTCCGCGGTGATCGGCCTGGTCGAACCCGGCTCGGAGGTGCTGCTCATCGAGCCGTTCTACGACTCCTACTCGCCGGTGGTGGCGATGGCCGGCGCGCACCGGGTGGCCGTGCCCCTGGTCCCCCATGGCCGCGGCTTCGCCTTGGACGCCGACGCCCTGCGCCGGGCGGTGACGCCGCGCACCCGCGCGTTGATCGTCAACACACCGCACAACCCGACCGGCACGGTGCTCAGCGCGGCCGAATTGGCCGCGATCGCGGAGGTCGCGGTCGCCGCCGACCTGTTGGTGATTACCGACGAGGTTTACGAGCACCTGGTGTTTGACGACCATCGGCATCTGCCGTTGGCCGGCTTCGACGGTATGGCCGAGCGCACGGTCACCATCTCCAGCGCGGCCAAGATGTTCAACTGCACCGGATGGAAGATCGGATGGGCCTGCGGCCCAGCGCATCTCATCGCGGGGGTGCGCGCGGCCAAACAGTATCTGAGCTACGTCGGCGGCGCGCCGTTCCAGCCGGCGGTGGCGCTCGCACTCGACACCGAGGACGCGTGGGTGGCGAAGCTTCGCGGCTCGTTGCGGTCCCGCCGCGATCGGCTGTCGGCCGGGTTGTCCGAGATCGGCTTCGAGGTGCACGACAGCGCCGGCACTTACTTCCTGTGCGCCGACCCGCGCCCCCTGGGTTACGACGACAGCACCGCGTTCTGCGCGGCCCTACCGGAAAAGGCGGGGGTGGCCGCCATTCCGCTGTCGCCATTCTGCGATTCGGCGGGCTCACATCCCGACGTGTGGAATCACTTGGTGCGCTTCACCTTTTGCAAACACGAGGACACCCTGGACGAGGCGATCAGGCGGCTGGCCGTCCTGCGCTGACCGGCCGGTTATCCCGCCGCGCCGTAGCCCTCGATCACGCGCTTACGCAGACCCTCCAGCGCGGCGTGGAGGATTTTCTTGCGGGCCCGGCCGACCCAGAACTCCGGCAGCGGCGCAAACGGTTCGACCGTGATGGTGAATCGCACCAGGGTCTTGTCGTCGCTCAATCGGCTCAGGTTGTACTCCCCGTGCTGACCTCGTTGCTGGGCGGTCTTGGCGGCGTCCCACACCATCCAATCCGGACCCCAGTGGTATTCGAGCAGCTCGGTGTCGTGAATGCCGGTCACCGCGATCGTGACCTTCACGTGGTGCGGCCGCCCGTCGGGATATTTGTCGACGACCTCCACCCGCTTGTGCACCGACGACCACGACGGCACGGCGTCGATATCGGCCAGCGCCTCCAGGATCACTTCCGGAGGCGCGTCGATGACGATTTCCGACGACGCTTGAATGGCCACTGCTATTAAGTTAGCAACCGCTCAGGCAGTCCCGAAGGTAAAAAAGTCCGAGCCGCTGACTATTCCGCTTCGGCCGAACCGTTGACACGCTTTACCAATTCGCACAATCCCTTTACCGCTGAGTCGAGAACGCTTTCGCTGGCCCGCCGGACGATGAAGGCGGGCATGGGCCGGCCGGGTTCGACCGTGACATCGAAGCGCACCCGGGTCTTGTCGACGCCCTCGGGTTTCAGGTTGTACTCGACATGCTGACCGTGCTGCTGGGAAGTCCCTTTGGCGTCATAGACCACCCAATCGGGACCCCAGTGATATTCGAGGATCTCTTTGTCGACGAGCCCCAGAATCTTGATGGTGGTCTTGACGTGGTGTGGGCGGCCGTCGGGATAACGGTCGATCACTTCGATGTGCTTGTGTAGCGGCGACCACGACGCTAGGACCGCGACATCTGTCAGCGCCTCCATGACCACTTCTGGCGGCGCGTCGACGACAAATTCCCGTGATGCTTTTACGGCCACTGAGTTCAACCTAGCAACGTCGGGTCGCCCGCGGAATTGAAACGGCGTAAAAGGCTGGCTACCAGTCGATTTCGGTAAGGAGTGTGGTGGCCGCGGGCGGCCGGCCGACGGGTGCCGCCGGGGTGCGCGAGAAGCGCGGTCCGGGTGCGGCCTGGTCGACGCCGTGGGCGGTGATCACCGTGGACCGTGTCCGCAAGTGCTCGTCGGCCGCCGCTTCGCTCCACGTCAGCACCGGGGTGACGCACGCATCGGTGCCGGCGAAAACGGTCGTCCACTCGTCACGGGTCCGGCTGGCGAATCGTGTCGCGAAAACGTCGTACATCTGCGGGTAGGAGCCGATGTCGAGCTGGCCGGGCACCTCGTCGGCCGACAGGCCGAGTCCGGTCAGCAGCGCGGCGAAGAACTGCGGCTCGATGGCGCCGACGGCCATGTACTTGCCGTCCGCGGTCTCGTAGCAGCGATAGAACGGGGCGCCGCCGTCGAGCAGAAACGATTCGCGCCGGTCGCGCAGCGCCCCAGTCGACTTCATGGTCCACATCATCTGGGCGAGCAGGCTGACGCCGTCCACCATCGCCGCGTCGATGACCTGCCCCTTGCCCGATCGTTCCCGTTCGTACAGCGCGACCGCGATGCCGAGCAGCACCAGCATCGAACCGCCGCCGAAGTCGGCGACGAGGTTCAGCGGCGGCATCGGGGGCCGGTCGGCGTAGCCCAGCGCGGAGAGCGCGCCGGTCTGCGACAGGTAGTTGATGTCGTGGCCGGCCGTGTGGGCCAGCGGCCCGTCCTGTCCCCAGCCGGTGATCCGGGCGAAGATCAGGCGCGGATTGACCGCGGCGCATTCGTCGGGACCGATGCCGAGTCGTTCGCAGGTGCCGGGCCGGAAACAATCCAGCAGCACGTCGGCCTTGCCGGCGAGATCGAGCAGCGCCGCAGGCTGCGCCTTGACGTCCAGGTCGACGATCCGCTTCCCGCGATGCAGCAGGTCGCGGTCCTCGGGCGGCATGGTGAGGCCGCCGGGCCGCCGCACCCGCACCACGTCGGCCCCCAGATCGGCGAGCATCATCCCCGCGTGCGGCCCCGGTCCGATCCCGCCGAGCTCGATGACCTTCACCCCGGCCAGGGGCCCAGCGTCGCCCACGACGATCAGTTGCCCTTCTTCACTTTCAGTACCTGCTTGCGCAGGCCGTCGGTCGCCGTCTCCATCGAGCCCTTCACGACCCGCTTCAGCACGAAGCCCGGTAGCGGGACCGTCGGGTCGACGGTGAAGTCGAATTTCACCCGAGTCTTGTCACCCTCGGGCGTCAGCACGTACTTCCCGTCCTGGGCACGCTGCGCACCGGAGCTGACCAACGTCCAGCTCACCGTGTTGTCCCCCCAGGTATAGGCCACCACCTGCTCATCGGTGATGCCCGCCGTCTTGACCTTCATCTTCACTTCCCTGGGCAGCCCGTCGTCTCCGGTGTTGAGCACTTCGGCGCTCTGATGGGCCGACGACCAATCCTTCAGGGAATCGAAATCTGCGATGACGTCCAGGATCTCCTGGGGCGTCGCCTCGATGACTACTTCGCGTGATTCGCTGATTGCCATGGCCCGCACCATAGCGAAACGACGTCCCGGCCGGATGGTTTCGGCCCAGGTACCGTCGTGCTTGTGACTGATCCCGTCTACACCGTAGGTGACTACCTGTTGGACCGCCTCGCCGAACTCGGCGTCACCGAGATCTTCGGGGTTCCCGGCGACTACAACCTGGAATTCCTCGACCACATCGTCGCCCACCCCACCATCCGTTGGGTGGGCAACGCCAACGAGCTGAACGCCGGCTACGCCGCCGACGGGTACGGCCGGCTGCGCGGAATGTCAGCGGTGGTAACCACTTTCGGCGTCGGTGAACTGTCGGCGGCCAACGCGATCGCGGGCAGCTATGCCGAACAGGTGCCCGTCGTGCATATCGTCGGCGGGCCGTCCAAGGACGCGCAGGGCACCCGGCGCGCGCTGCACCACTCGCTGGGCGACGGAGACTTCGAGCACTTCTTGCGCGTCAGCCGCGAGATCACCTGCGCCCAAACCAACCTCATGCCCGCGACGGCCCGCCGGGAGATCGACCGGGTGCTGTCCGAGGTGCGCGAACAGAAGCGGCCCGGATACATCCTGCTGTCCACCGACGTGGCCCGCTTCCCCACCGAACCGCCCGCTGACCCACTGCCCCGCTACACCGGCGGCACCAGTCCGCGCGCGTTGTCGCTGTTCGTCGAGGCCGCCTCCGAACTCATCGACGACCGTCAGCTGACCGTGCTGGCCGACCTGCTGGTGCATCGGTTGCAGGTGGTCAAGGAACTGGAGGCGCTGCTGGCGGCCGATGTGGTGCCCTACGCGACGCTGATGTGGGGTAAGAGCCTGCTTGACGAAAGCTCACCCAACTACCTGGGCATCTACGCCGGCTCGGCGAGCGCCCCAGCGGTGCGCACCGCGATCGAAGAGGCACCGGTACTGGTGACCGCCGGCGTGGTGTTCACCGACATGGTCAGCGGTTTCTTCAGCCAGCGGATCGACCCGGCGCGGACCATCGACGTCGGGCAGTACCAGAGCAGCGTGGCCGGCGAGGTCTTCGCGCCGCTGGAGATGGGCGCCGCGTTGGAGGCGTTGGCCACCATCCTGACCCGGCGCGCGATCACGTCACCGCCCGTAGCGTCGCCGCCCGCCGACGCGCTGCCCCCGCCCCCGCCGCGCGACCAACCGCTGACGCAAGAGATGCTGTGGGACCGCCTGTGCGTAGCACTCACCCCGGGCAACGTCGTCCTCGCCGACCAGGGCACCTCGTTCTACGGCATGGCCGACCACCGCCTACCCCGGGGCGTGACCTTCATCGGCCAACCGCTCTGGGGCTCAATCGGTTACACGCTGCCTGCGGCGCTGGGGGCCGGGGTGGCGCATCCGGACCGCCGGACGGTATTGCTGATCGGTGACGGCGCCGCGCAGCTGACCGTCCAAGAGCTCGGCAACTTCTCGCGGGAAGGCCTCGCACCGGTCATCGTGGTGGTCAACAACGATGGCTACACAGTCGAGCGGGCGATCCACGGTGAGGCGGCACCCTACAACGACATCGTGAATTGGAAGTGGACGGCCGTCCCCGAGGCGCTGGGAGTCGCCGACCACCTGGCGTTCCGGGTGCAGACCTACGGTGAGCTCGACGACGCCTTGACCGCCGCCGCTCAGCACCGCGACCGCATGGTGTTCGTCGAGGTGGTCTTACCGCGGCTCGAAATCCCGCCCCTGCTGGTCGAACTCGTCCAGCCAACGTCGCCGGACGGCAGCGTCCGCCGCTAGGGGCGCCGCGTCAGCGGGCCGGGAGCCAGTGTGCACACCGTTTGGATCCGTTGATCGCAGCATCGCCTGCACGGTTCGCCGGCAGCGCCCGCAGTCGGCGCCTGCCCCGCAGGCCTGGGCGACATCCTTGGTCGTGCAGGCCCCGGCTGCTACCGCCTCGCTCACCGTTTGGCTGGTGATCCCGTTGCACAGGCACACAAACATGGAGCTGGCCGCTCAGTCCGCCTCGATGCGCATCATGTTGGTGAATTGGCCGACGAAAACCGGCGGGTAGGGCCCCACCCCGGCGCCCGACATCCACTCGGCCACAGCGTCGGGATGCTCGATCCACCGCCGCGCGCTCTCTTCGTCGGGCAACTCCGACATGATCAGCACCTCGTGCTCATCGTCGAAGGCCTGGAAGATCCAGGTCTTGCGGATGCCGGCCGCGACGAATCTCTCAGTGGCGGAAGCGACTTCGGCGGCGAGGGCCGGCACGTCGTGCACGGAGGCGATGGTGGCGACCACGACGCCGGGCGCCTCGGGAGTCGCCGTGGGCGCCGTGACGAACCTGTCGACGATCTCGCCGGCGAACACCGCGGGAATGTCGTCGACGCCGGCCGCGTCGAACCAGTCGAAGAACACCCGCGAACGCAGCAGTTCCACGATCGGCTCGCGGCTGTGGACCCCGATCATCACCAGCACGCGGCCGTAGTCATGGGTCGAGGTGTAGACCAGGACGTGGTGGGCGCCGATGTCGGCCAGGGCCGCCTTCCTGCGCTCGAGCAGCGGCCACACCCGGCTGGGATCCGGAACACGATAGTCCGAAGCGATGACCATCGAATGAATGTCGCCGTCACTCAACGGAGTTGGTCCTTCATCACTTTCCCGGTGGCATTGAGCGGCAGCTCGTCGAGAAACTCGATGAATCTCGGCGCTTTGAATCCAGCCATCCGCTGTTGGCACCATATCAGCAGGTCACCCTCGGTCACCGGCGTTTTCACCACCACGAAGGCCTTGCCCACCTGGCCGAGGCGTTCATCGGGAACACCGATGACGGCGGCCTGCGCCACCGCCGGATGCTCCAGCAGGTAGTCCTCGATCTCGGCCGGGTACGCGTTGAAGCCGCCGACGATGAACATGTCCTTCTTGCGGCCGACGATGCGCAGCCGGCCCGCCTCGTCGAAGTTGCCCAGGTCGCCGGTGTGCAACCAGCCGTCCGTGTCGATCGCCGCCGCGGTGCCCTCCGGGTCGTCCAGGTACCCCTGCATCACGCCGTAGCCGCGGACGAGCACCTCGCCGTCGTCGGCGATGCGCACCTCGACCCCGTCGCAGGGCAGGCCCGCGGTGGTGGCCACGTCCTCGAACGAATCGCCGGGCCGGGACAAGGTGACGTTGCCCGCCTCGGTGAGGCCGTATCCGGTCATCAACGTCTGGAAGGGCAATTCGTCGTGGATGCGGCGGACCAGTTCGACGGGGATGTCGGCGGCGCCGGTCACACCTGCCCGCAGTGTCGACAGCTTGGACTTGTCGGCGACCGTCAGCAGCGAATGGTATAGCGTCGGCGGCCCGGGAAGCATCGTGATGCGTTCGCGCGCAATAAGGTCCACCACCGTGTCGACGTCGAACACCGCCACCGGCAGCATGGTCGCGCCCCGAAGGAACGACGTGATCAGTCCCGCCTTCAGCCCGAACGTGTGGAAGTACGGGTTGATCTGCAGGTAGCGATCGCCCCGGCGCAGATCGGCGAGCGTCGCCCACTCCTCGTACATCCGCAGCGTCTGGCGATGGTTCATCATCGCGCCCTTTGGGCGGCCGGTCGTGCCCGAGGTGAAGATGATGTCCGAGATGTCGCCGCCGCTCACCGCCCGCTCGAACGGTGAACCGCTGGAAAGGAAGTCGGACTTCAGGTCGATGACCGGCACGCCCGCGGGCGCGGTGTAATCCTGTCCCAGAAAACCCTTCTGCACCAGGACGGCCTTGACTTTACTGCGGGTGATGATGTCGCCCGCTTCGTCGGCCTTGAACCGCGTATTGACCGGGACCAGCACGCCGCCCGCGGTGAGCAGCCCAAAAGCCGCGATTATCCACTCCGCCGAGTTGGGCGCCCAGACGGCGACGCGATCACCTTTGTCGACGCCCAGGTCGGTGAAAGCGCCTGCCGCGCAACGGATTCGGTCGACGATCTCAGTGAAGGTGAAGCGCAGCGGACCGTCCACGATCGCTTCCGCGTCGCCGAAACGGTCCGCCGCGCTCAAGACCATCTCAGGGATGGTGTCCCACATTCGCTGGCCAGCTCCTCCTCATCGCGCCACGTCCCCAGCCGCTTCGCGGCTGGGGTGCCCCACCATCGTCGCCGACCGCGGCGGGGCGGGCGTCATCTGGCTCGGGCGTTACACCGAGACGAGCCGGGAGAGGTTGCCGCCCATGATCTTTGCCTGATCCTCGACGGGCAGGTGCGACAGCGCGTTGATGTAGTAGGTCGGCTCCGCCAGCCCTTCCGGGTGCGGCCAGTCCGAGCCGTACAACACCTGGTCCACACCGACGAGGTTGATCAGATCGTCGATGCCCTCCTCGAAGAACGGGCTCACGTGGATGCGGTTCTTGACCATCTCGACGGGGTCGCTCGGGAAAACTTCCGGGGCCTTCCGGTAGACCTCGGCCAGGCCCTCGAGCAGCGGGGTCATCCACTTCGAACCGGCCTCGACGATCGCGACCTTCAGCTTGGGATGGCGGTAGAGCGCACCGTGGATAACCCAAGAGCCCACCGCGTCCTGGATCGGCCGCCACTCGTTGAGGATGCCCATCGCATTTGTTTGGAACGGCAGCATCTCCTGGTCGGCACCGTCCCACTCGGAGGTGTACCGGGAATAGCCACTGTCGGACGAGTGCATACCGACCAGCAGGTCGTGCTCGACAACGCGCTCCCAGAACGGGTCGAACTCGGGCAGCGCGAACGACCGGGGGCCGCGGAAGCCGGGGACCGGCGCCGGGCGGATCAGGATGCAACGCGCGCCGCGCTTGACCACCCACTCCAGCTCCTCGATCGCCTTCTCGACAATCGGGAGAGTGATGACCGGCGTGGTGAAGATGCGGTTCTGGTAGTTGAATCCCCAGACCTCGTCGAGCCACTGGTTCAGCGCATGGATCAGGACGTGGATGGCGACCGGGTCGTCGCGCAGCCGCTCCTCGATGAGGCTGGCCAGCGTCGGGAACATCAGGGTGCGGTCCAGGCCCAGCTCGTTCATCTTCTCCAGGCGCGGACCGGGCTCGAAGAACGCCGGGATCGCGCGCATCGGCTCGCCGAAGAGCTCGCGCTTGCTCTTGCCATCCGGGTTGCCGTACTTGAAGTACTCCTCCCAGGCCCCCGGCCGGGCGACGACTTCGAACGTCGGGTTGGGGATGTAGTTGCTGATCACGCCTCGCAACGCGATCTTGGTGCGCCCATTGATCTGCACGTACTGGACGAAGTCCTTGTACTCCTTGGGCAGGAACTTGGTCAGCGCCTCCGGCGGCTCGTAGAGGTGATTATCGGCGTCGAACAGCGGAAACGGGACGTCCTCCCGGTGCGACAACTGGCCCATGGAATCCTCCTTCGCAATTTACGAGAATACTATTCTCTACGGGCGCCAAACCGCAACGTGGCCCCCGGATCGCACTCCTAAGCGGTCAGCACGTCACGACGATCTTGAACGCGGCGGTGGCCGGTTCACTGGGTTTGTCCGTCTTGTAGCCG
This genomic interval from Mycobacterium sp. SMC-2 contains the following:
- a CDS encoding LLM class F420-dependent oxidoreductase; the encoded protein is MELTGVGIWSSQLRYGDPSESAEAAAELDELGFPALWIPDVGGPVFDAVGNLLAATQRTVIATGILNLWMHSPADVADSYATLTAEHGDRFLLGIGVSHAPLIDAGQPGRYRKPLAATASFLDGLDEAAQPVPAENRVLAALGPKMLALAASRARGAHPYLVTPDHTAFARATLGDGPLLLPEQTVILTDSGDEARRIGTDWLRAYLALPNYANNLLRSGFSEDDLTQVSDRLFDAIIAWGDESAIMRRVGEHRAAGADHVCVQVLLDDPKAFPREQWRRIAAAL
- a CDS encoding bifunctional 2-polyprenyl-6-hydroxyphenol methylase/3-demethylubiquinol 3-O-methyltransferase UbiG — its product is MASKHTLFRIFYRIGFTPWDGHPIAQKLRDLVEGTTDAPALPVGSALDLGCGTGDSAIYLAQHGWKVTGVDFVAKPLDKARAKAGNLPVDFVRADVTRLSQTGIGTGFQLIVDNGCLHNMSDADRDAYVREVSAVAAPDARLFVVAFRPGGRFGVRGVEPAEMESRFSAAWTLLSAGDEGDLDEARLSRGNAREQTPARYYLFARRG
- a CDS encoding 3-hydroxyacyl-CoA dehydrogenase NAD-binding domain-containing protein — translated: MAENTIQWDKDADGIVTLTLDDPTGSANVMNEHYKESMHKAVERLVAEKDSVTGVVITSAKKTFFAGGDLKSMINAGPENAGDVFTEVEEIKRDLRALETLGKPVVAAINGAALGGGLEIALACHHRIAADVKGLVVGFPEVTLGLLPGGGGVARSVRMFGIQNAFMNVLSQGTRFKPDKAKEIGLVDELVGSVEELVPAAKAWIKANPDSHTQPWDAKGYKMPGGTPSSPALAGILPSFPALLRKQLKGAPMPAPRAILDAAVEGAQVDFDTASRIESRYFTQLVTGQVAKNMIQAFFFDLQHINGGGSRPDGIEPVKINKIGVLGAGMMGAGIAYVSAKAGFDVVLKDVSIEAAQKGKGYSEKLEAKALQRGKTTEEKSKALLDRITPTADPADFKGVDFVIEAVFENQELKHKVFQEIQDIVEPNALLGSNTSTLPITGLATGVKRQEDFIGIHFFSPVDKMPLVEIIKGEKTSDEALARVFDYTLAIGKTPIVVNDSRGFFTSRVIGTFVNEALAMLGEGVEPASIEHAGSQAGYPAPPLQLSDELNLELMHKIAVATRKGVEDAGGTYEPHPAEAVVEKMIEIGRPSRLKGAGFYEYVDGKRTGLWPGLRETFKSGSSQPPLQDMIDRMLFAEALETQKCLDEGVLTSTADANIGSIMGIGFPPYTGGSAQFIVGYSGPGGTGKEAFVARARELAAKYGDRFLPPKSLT
- a CDS encoding acetyl-CoA C-acetyltransferase codes for the protein MSEEAFIYEAIRTPRGKQRNGSLNEVKPVNLVVGLVEELRRRNPDLDENLISDMILGVVSPVGDQGGDIARTAALVAGLPETTGGVQLNRFCASGLEAVNIAAQKVRSGWDDLVLAGGVESMSRVPMGSDGGAWALDPETNYRIGFVPQGIGADLIATIEGFSREDVDAYALRSQQKAAEAWSGGYFAKSVVPVRDQNGLVILDHDEHMRPDTTMEGLAKLKTAFDGIGEMGGFDDVALQKYHYVEKINHVHTGGNSSGIVDGAALVLVGSEAAGKSQGLTPRARIVATATSGSDPVIMLTGPTPATRKVLDRAGMTIDDIDLFELNEAFASVVLKFQKDLNIPDEKLNVNGGAIAMGHPLGATGAMITGTMVDELERRNARRALITLCIGGGMGVATIIERV